The following proteins come from a genomic window of Gimesia chilikensis:
- a CDS encoding TolC family protein, translated as MADTYTRKIMISLTILGGCCVPQLLRAQDAFPLVPPAAEPRNAETSRDQVGRRFIPPSSFPKSPAGVEDLMKQETPQSLETDLTLDALLMMATENNPTLVQAQQQIQGTLGKALEAGLYPNPTFYYIAEQIFVDSETDTDTPGEFQGGAVQQEIVTANKREISRRKYQQRAKTAEWMAVAQQWRVCNDVRIHFWKTLGHRQIVDIRRELLKAAEDSALTTREQVNLGQATQAELHLSNVSLQRTRLSLLNAENMYRSQFAMLSSLVGVELEPQPLKGELKADMESMIDFNQAVENLYSDSPEVLAATAKWQADCVTLERERVEPIPNIFVKAATGYNHEAREPVASVQVFLEVPIFDRNQGTIQQAEADLARQNAEIQRTRLRLRQDLALHYQKYLTALQHVIEFQSVILPEAKAAYANQLGAYKDDRQNWGDVLKTQREYYQLREQFVHHLIAWRTNETLINGFLLHGGLKAAESPTPPGHIDSVAQPR; from the coding sequence ATACTTGGCGGATGCTGTGTGCCGCAACTGCTCAGAGCCCAGGACGCGTTCCCCTTAGTCCCTCCCGCAGCAGAACCCAGAAACGCTGAGACGTCCCGGGATCAAGTCGGGCGACGGTTTATTCCTCCCTCGTCCTTTCCGAAGTCACCAGCCGGTGTGGAAGACCTGATGAAACAGGAGACACCACAATCCCTGGAAACGGATCTCACCCTGGATGCGCTGCTGATGATGGCGACGGAAAATAATCCCACGCTGGTTCAGGCGCAGCAACAGATTCAGGGGACCCTGGGCAAGGCCCTGGAAGCCGGACTGTATCCCAATCCGACCTTCTATTATATCGCCGAGCAGATCTTCGTGGATTCTGAAACCGACACCGATACGCCGGGGGAATTCCAGGGAGGTGCCGTTCAGCAGGAAATCGTCACCGCCAACAAGCGGGAGATCAGTCGACGGAAATATCAGCAGCGTGCAAAAACGGCGGAATGGATGGCCGTCGCCCAGCAGTGGCGAGTCTGTAATGATGTCCGCATTCATTTCTGGAAAACGCTGGGGCATCGTCAGATTGTCGACATTCGCCGCGAACTGCTTAAAGCTGCCGAAGACTCGGCACTGACGACGCGCGAGCAGGTCAACCTGGGGCAGGCCACTCAGGCTGAGCTTCATCTTTCCAATGTCTCCCTGCAGCGCACCCGGCTCTCTCTGCTGAATGCCGAAAACATGTATCGCAGCCAGTTCGCCATGCTCAGTTCCCTGGTGGGAGTGGAACTGGAGCCGCAACCTCTCAAGGGTGAACTTAAGGCGGATATGGAATCCATGATTGACTTCAACCAGGCAGTCGAAAACCTGTATAGCGACAGTCCTGAAGTGCTGGCTGCCACCGCGAAGTGGCAGGCCGACTGTGTCACCCTGGAACGGGAACGCGTCGAACCGATCCCCAATATCTTTGTGAAAGCGGCCACGGGTTATAACCACGAAGCCCGTGAGCCGGTCGCCTCGGTGCAGGTTTTTCTGGAAGTGCCGATCTTTGATCGCAACCAGGGGACGATTCAGCAGGCCGAGGCCGACCTGGCCCGTCAGAATGCAGAGATCCAGCGCACCAGACTCAGACTGCGACAGGACCTGGCACTGCACTACCAGAAATATTTGACAGCGCTTCAGCATGTGATAGAATTTCAGTCGGTCATCCTGCCTGAAGCGAAGGCCGCTTATGCGAACCAGTTGGGTGCCTATAAGGACGATCGACAAAACTGGGGTGATGTTCTGAAAACCCAGCGGGAATATTATCAACTGCGGGAGCAGTTCGTGCACCATCTCATTGCCTGGCGTACCAACGAGACGCTGATCAATGGTTTTCTCCTGCACGGGGGTTTAAAAGCCGCAGAGTCCCCCACACCGCCCGGTCATATCGATTCGGTCGCTCAGCCTCGCTGA
- a CDS encoding multicopper oxidase domain-containing protein encodes MSDSSSRRAFLKNGTVGTFAALSAGTPAAAALSKEQYDSPSDQASKKQADQHEVRDEYDGFSRYRPSRGHDPDSDYYIGKRVPGFRNPADGPAPFIANDLDKLPWKMKNGAKEFHLVCEPVAREFLPGHWMNVYGFNGSMPGPTIEVTQGDRIRIIVHNELPEETSVHWHGFEMPVQYDGADTMTQNPIKPGKTFKYEFDVHEEGTFFYHSHVAMQEAFGMVGWFIVHPQKVWDPPVDRDFGVIFQNFRIDPMQTVANSWSMDWNWHTINGRSGPYATPLVCKHGERVRVRLLDFSPVQHHPIHMHGHTFWITGHEGARIPKSAWIPRNTELVGVAQAADFEFIANNPGDWMFHCHMVHHMMNHMVQHVGPRLREDAKVDRYLTSLDTRPRVKMHQDPKFEIPGYPQKMQGMTMTKPMMKKLWSRREVKGMRANAMMSMAGLMTSVRVLPDDLYQRVMETDEKVPKGSIFKEIVKRFGTIEDYEPAPPDAMQNMLNDD; translated from the coding sequence ATGTCAGACTCATCCTCCCGGCGCGCCTTTCTGAAAAATGGAACTGTGGGCACATTTGCTGCATTAAGTGCCGGCACCCCGGCTGCGGCAGCATTATCAAAAGAACAATACGATTCCCCGTCGGATCAAGCTTCGAAGAAACAGGCAGATCAACACGAAGTCCGGGACGAATACGACGGCTTCTCACGCTATCGCCCCAGCCGCGGGCATGATCCCGACAGTGACTATTACATCGGCAAGCGGGTTCCCGGTTTTCGCAATCCGGCTGATGGCCCGGCCCCCTTCATCGCCAACGACCTGGATAAGCTCCCCTGGAAGATGAAAAATGGTGCCAAGGAGTTTCACCTGGTCTGCGAACCTGTGGCACGGGAGTTCCTGCCCGGTCATTGGATGAACGTCTACGGCTTCAACGGCTCCATGCCCGGTCCCACGATTGAAGTGACCCAGGGGGATCGGATTCGGATCATCGTGCATAACGAATTGCCGGAAGAGACCTCCGTTCACTGGCACGGTTTTGAAATGCCCGTGCAGTATGATGGTGCGGATACCATGACGCAAAATCCCATCAAGCCGGGAAAAACATTCAAATACGAATTCGACGTGCATGAAGAAGGCACCTTCTTCTACCATTCGCATGTGGCGATGCAGGAAGCGTTCGGCATGGTCGGCTGGTTCATTGTGCATCCCCAAAAAGTCTGGGACCCCCCGGTCGACCGCGATTTCGGTGTCATCTTTCAGAATTTCCGCATCGATCCCATGCAGACGGTCGCCAACAGTTGGAGCATGGACTGGAACTGGCACACCATTAACGGTCGGAGCGGCCCCTATGCCACGCCCCTGGTCTGCAAGCACGGCGAACGCGTCCGTGTGCGTCTGCTGGATTTCAGTCCGGTGCAGCACCATCCGATACATATGCACGGTCACACTTTCTGGATCACCGGACACGAGGGCGCCCGCATCCCTAAATCCGCCTGGATTCCCCGCAACACTGAACTCGTCGGCGTCGCTCAGGCGGCTGACTTCGAATTCATCGCCAACAATCCCGGCGACTGGATGTTCCACTGTCACATGGTACATCACATGATGAACCACATGGTTCAGCACGTGGGCCCCCGTCTGCGGGAAGATGCCAAAGTCGACCGCTACCTCACCAGCCTCGACACACGCCCCCGCGTCAAAATGCACCAGGACCCCAAATTCGAAATTCCCGGCTACCCGCAGAAAATGCAGGGCATGACCATGACGAAACCCATGATGAAAAAACTCTGGTCCCGCCGAGAGGTCAAAGGGATGCGGGCTAATGCCATGATGTCGATGGCGGGGCTCATGACCTCGGTACGTGTCCTGCCAGATGACCTGTATCAGCGCGTGATGGAGACAGATGAAAAGGTACCCAAAGGCTCCATCTTCAAAGAGATCGTCAAACGCTTCGGCACGATTGAAGACTACGAACCCGCCCCGCCCGACGCAATGCAGAACATGCTCAATGACGACTGA
- a CDS encoding YHS domain-containing protein: protein MNEKQSIKSVSDDPMPLKIGVMGGAGSDIPAHYLDRAARLGEEIAAEGCVMITGACPGLPLAAAQGASKQGGTVIGISPALSLDEHAYKYGSPTLAHNVLIFTGSGLMGREVVNIHSSDIVVIVGGRSGTLGELAIAYDEGKLIGVLTGTGGISDMVQSILETCHKDTSARVIYNDDPQQLVNELLEVYRNEHFRRPSVFCRGVQAASPITIANGKKDIVCGMILEPGSAAARREQNGSEYVFCSLHCAEKFDAQPSNYLESEKSDSSL from the coding sequence ATGAACGAGAAACAGTCAATAAAGTCTGTGAGTGACGATCCCATGCCACTTAAAATTGGCGTTATGGGAGGTGCCGGAAGTGATATTCCAGCACATTATCTGGATCGAGCGGCTCGACTTGGTGAAGAAATTGCTGCAGAAGGCTGTGTTATGATTACGGGAGCGTGTCCTGGTTTGCCTCTCGCTGCTGCACAGGGAGCTTCTAAGCAGGGGGGGACCGTTATCGGTATTTCTCCCGCCCTTAGTCTTGATGAGCATGCTTATAAATATGGTTCTCCAACACTCGCCCACAACGTGCTGATCTTTACCGGCAGCGGTCTGATGGGACGTGAGGTCGTTAATATTCACAGTAGTGATATCGTCGTAATTGTTGGAGGCAGAAGCGGAACACTGGGTGAATTAGCGATTGCCTATGACGAAGGAAAGTTAATCGGTGTGCTGACCGGAACTGGTGGCATCAGTGACATGGTTCAAAGTATTCTGGAAACGTGTCACAAAGACACCAGCGCTCGCGTTATCTATAATGATGACCCGCAACAACTGGTCAATGAATTACTGGAAGTGTATCGAAACGAACATTTTCGCCGTCCTTCTGTATTTTGCCGTGGAGTCCAGGCTGCATCACCAATCACCATCGCAAACGGCAAGAAAGACATCGTTTGTGGAATGATCTTAGAACCGGGCTCTGCGGCTGCAAGGCGCGAACAGAATGGAAGTGAATATGTGTTTTGCTCACTTCATTGTGCTGAAAAATTTGACGCACAGCCATCGAACTATCTTGAGTCGGAAAAGTCTGATAGCTCATTATAA
- a CDS encoding ABC transporter permease → MKMRTIVWKEMKERPTALIASLLAIILSVTALVAIRNVTIFSEQEVAGKLDELGANVLILPEGVTLQDYYAADMHKETIPEEHVAELALAGLTGVEAMTPKLCVPTRLDDRNVILTGILPQSEIQKMNAWSGGGMLFKKHEGCKAKINVADANLDAPASLAERRALQHLNQSEVLLGADFAARQGLKEGDQLQLLGETFDVLSVLPATGTVDDSRVFAHLHTVQRLSGAGPVVNIIEVMGCCEDVANGLVGELQSLLPDTKVVTIANVVETQVSINRMMTNLSYLFLAILVAVGGVSMASASFANVMERRREIGTLMALGATPRFVTRLFLAKAALLGLAGGISGYVLGSLIAVFLGPAFADVSVFPVPSLAIIAAAVAVLVTLAASYFPARQASRLDPCLCFKEV, encoded by the coding sequence ATGAAAATGAGAACAATTGTCTGGAAAGAAATGAAAGAGCGCCCTACGGCGCTGATTGCCAGTCTGCTGGCGATCATTCTGAGTGTGACGGCGCTGGTCGCGATCCGTAACGTCACGATTTTCTCAGAGCAGGAGGTCGCCGGTAAACTCGACGAACTGGGAGCGAACGTACTGATTCTCCCCGAAGGAGTCACGCTGCAGGACTACTATGCAGCGGACATGCACAAGGAGACTATCCCCGAAGAGCATGTGGCTGAACTGGCACTGGCGGGACTGACCGGAGTGGAGGCAATGACGCCCAAACTTTGTGTTCCCACCAGGCTGGATGATCGTAACGTGATTCTGACAGGCATCCTGCCACAATCCGAAATTCAGAAGATGAATGCCTGGTCGGGGGGAGGGATGCTTTTTAAGAAACATGAAGGCTGTAAAGCCAAGATTAACGTGGCCGATGCAAATCTGGATGCTCCCGCATCTCTGGCAGAACGCCGGGCGCTACAGCATCTTAATCAATCGGAAGTACTGCTTGGCGCTGATTTTGCTGCCCGCCAGGGGCTGAAAGAAGGCGATCAGCTCCAGCTTCTGGGGGAAACGTTTGACGTGCTCAGCGTGCTTCCTGCAACGGGGACGGTCGATGACAGCCGGGTGTTTGCGCACCTGCACACCGTGCAGCGGTTGTCAGGGGCGGGCCCGGTTGTGAATATCATTGAGGTCATGGGCTGCTGTGAAGATGTTGCCAACGGCCTGGTAGGGGAGTTGCAGTCGCTGTTGCCCGACACCAAGGTGGTTACGATTGCCAACGTCGTTGAAACTCAGGTCTCGATTAACCGGATGATGACCAATCTGTCGTACCTGTTCCTGGCGATTCTGGTTGCCGTCGGCGGTGTCAGCATGGCCAGCGCGAGCTTCGCGAATGTCATGGAACGCCGCCGTGAGATCGGAACCCTGATGGCCCTGGGGGCCACACCCCGATTTGTGACCCGACTGTTCCTGGCCAAGGCGGCACTGCTCGGTCTGGCCGGAGGGATCAGCGGATATGTTCTGGGGAGTCTGATAGCAGTCTTCCTCGGACCGGCATTTGCAGATGTCTCGGTATTTCCTGTACCCAGTCTGGCAATCATTGCCGCTGCGGTTGCGGTACTGGTGACACTGGCCGCCAGTTATTTCCCGGCGCGTCAGGCATCCCGCCTCGACCCCTGTCTCTGTTTCAAGGAGGTCTAA
- a CDS encoding ABC transporter ATP-binding protein, which produces MLKLESVKKVYRKKQDEVIALDTTDIEIAQGEFAAIIGPSGSGKTTLLSMLGAMSAPSEGRILLDDESIYDLPIEKRAEVRQNKIGFVFQTFNLVPYLTAIENVQVPMMLSQKFKTERQERAEELLAQVGLQDRLHHKPSELSIGQQQRVALARMLANDPTIILADEPTGNLDPETRDQVLAFLRQFNEEGRTIIMVTHDLSAAECARRTLRLSEGRIQAGSEQDLLKTA; this is translated from the coding sequence ATGTTAAAGTTGGAATCTGTCAAAAAAGTATACCGCAAAAAACAGGACGAAGTGATTGCCTTGGACACGACCGATATCGAGATCGCACAAGGCGAGTTCGCTGCGATTATCGGTCCCAGCGGGAGTGGTAAGACAACACTGCTTTCCATGCTGGGGGCAATGTCAGCTCCTTCTGAGGGACGCATTCTGCTCGACGACGAGTCAATTTATGATCTGCCGATTGAAAAGCGTGCCGAAGTCAGACAGAACAAGATCGGGTTTGTCTTCCAGACATTCAACCTGGTCCCGTATCTGACGGCAATCGAAAATGTTCAGGTCCCGATGATGTTGTCGCAAAAGTTCAAAACAGAGCGGCAAGAGCGGGCGGAAGAATTGCTTGCTCAGGTGGGGCTGCAGGATCGCCTGCACCATAAGCCGAGTGAACTCAGTATCGGACAGCAGCAGCGTGTCGCGCTGGCACGCATGCTGGCCAATGATCCTACGATCATTCTCGCCGATGAACCGACAGGAAATCTTGATCCGGAGACTCGTGATCAGGTTCTCGCTTTCCTGCGTCAATTCAATGAGGAGGGGCGCACGATCATCATGGTGACGCATGATTTATCCGCTGCGGAGTGTGCCCGCAGAACCCTACGTCTTTCTGAAGGTCGTATCCAGGCAGGTTCCGAACAGGATCTGTTGAAAACGGCTTAA
- a CDS encoding alpha/beta hydrolase family protein → MPIPQTLKLHRRAWSMLWAVLGCLALMSPAVQAESKPMEPLYVDIPEQGEVRFETTSKEDRVPERFHLDPHTFPFQCQFKRMSGPVKVYDVSFPSPVKTEVKENNTVHGHYYQPEGEGPFPACVCLHILGGGFELSEMSANALARQGIAALTIKMPYYAQRRGTGEFSGRRMISFVPEHTAAGMTQAVLDIRRAAAWLASREEVDADRLGVTGISLGGIMSALSSEAEPRFSKVAIYLGGGNLALGIWENPHPHARLFRKQWLEHGGTFESFVKIMSPVDPHTYGHLLKDRDVLMVAAKHDEILPPSTAVALWESIGKQPELVWLDAGHISAALYIFGETQRLTTFFSNWEKK, encoded by the coding sequence ATGCCGATTCCACAAACCTTAAAACTGCATCGTCGAGCATGGAGTATGCTCTGGGCTGTTCTGGGCTGCCTGGCCCTGATGTCACCTGCTGTGCAGGCTGAATCCAAACCGATGGAACCTCTGTATGTGGACATTCCAGAGCAGGGGGAGGTTCGCTTTGAAACGACCAGTAAAGAAGATCGGGTTCCCGAGCGGTTTCACCTCGATCCGCATACGTTTCCTTTCCAGTGCCAGTTCAAACGGATGAGTGGTCCGGTCAAAGTTTATGATGTCAGCTTTCCTTCACCTGTGAAGACAGAAGTGAAAGAAAACAATACCGTCCACGGTCATTACTATCAGCCAGAGGGAGAGGGGCCTTTTCCAGCGTGTGTCTGTCTGCATATTCTGGGCGGAGGTTTTGAACTGTCAGAAATGTCAGCTAACGCGCTCGCCCGACAGGGGATTGCAGCACTGACGATTAAGATGCCTTACTATGCCCAGCGTCGGGGGACCGGCGAATTCAGTGGCAGACGCATGATTTCATTCGTGCCGGAACATACCGCTGCAGGGATGACTCAAGCCGTGCTGGATATCCGTCGCGCCGCAGCCTGGCTGGCCAGCCGGGAAGAAGTCGATGCAGACCGCCTGGGAGTGACCGGGATCAGCCTGGGAGGAATCATGTCTGCCTTGTCCTCAGAAGCGGAGCCGCGGTTTTCCAAAGTCGCGATTTACCTTGGCGGAGGAAATCTGGCGCTGGGAATCTGGGAGAATCCGCATCCGCATGCCCGGTTGTTTCGTAAGCAATGGCTGGAGCATGGGGGGACGTTTGAGTCATTTGTGAAAATCATGTCACCCGTCGATCCACATACCTACGGACACCTGCTGAAAGACCGGGACGTGCTGATGGTGGCTGCCAAACACGATGAGATTCTGCCTCCGTCAACAGCAGTGGCGCTCTGGGAATCGATCGGGAAGCAGCCTGAACTGGTCTGGCTGGACGCGGGACATATTTCCGCTGCCTTGTATATCTTCGGTGAGACCCAGCGGCTGACGACGTTTTTCTCGAACTGGGAAAAGAAGTAA
- a CDS encoding LptF/LptG family permease, whose amino-acid sequence MRLLQRYILFELLRVFTLMITVLTVLLVFVGAFQQATSQGLGALLVLKILPFIVPSMLPFTIPATLLLTVCVVYGRISGDQEITAAKAAGINVLSLLWPSFILGGFLSLSSLLLSDQIIPWAEKNIENTIATELETIFLEKLRSQNQIHDPNSGISITVMGVRDKTLLVPTFRYSPPGKKPVHLQAEEATLEFDLTHQQVILHLAKGHIDFPGKPRFYVEKDSFPFPLPSQTSTAKPRHMSVRSIKSELGDIDNKKSDFEFQRDIEVGMLLALGEFERFQSPEVNADLPQNQHEEKRKNKLKTALSSRFALSCSCFFFVLVGCPFSIAQARRQFLTSFFLVFMPILLFYYPIVLLMMNLSKLGKIEPSWSLWLGNAGLLIVAIHMLRKVLRN is encoded by the coding sequence ATGCGATTGTTACAGCGCTATATACTTTTCGAGTTGCTGCGCGTTTTCACATTGATGATCACGGTCTTAACCGTTCTGCTGGTCTTTGTTGGTGCCTTCCAGCAAGCCACCAGCCAGGGACTGGGTGCGCTGCTGGTATTGAAGATCCTGCCCTTTATCGTTCCCAGTATGCTCCCCTTTACGATCCCTGCCACGCTCCTGCTGACAGTCTGCGTGGTTTACGGTCGCATCTCGGGTGACCAGGAAATCACGGCAGCCAAAGCGGCCGGCATCAATGTACTCTCATTGCTCTGGCCCTCCTTTATCCTGGGGGGATTTCTGAGCCTGAGTTCGCTGCTGCTCAGTGATCAGATCATTCCCTGGGCGGAAAAGAACATCGAAAATACAATCGCCACGGAACTCGAAACGATTTTTCTCGAAAAACTGCGTTCCCAGAACCAGATTCATGACCCCAACAGCGGCATTTCCATCACCGTTATGGGTGTCAGGGACAAAACGCTGCTCGTGCCCACGTTTCGTTATTCGCCCCCTGGTAAAAAACCGGTCCACCTGCAGGCGGAAGAAGCGACCCTGGAATTTGATCTCACTCACCAGCAGGTCATCCTCCACCTGGCAAAAGGACACATTGACTTTCCCGGGAAGCCCCGGTTCTACGTTGAGAAGGATTCATTCCCCTTCCCCCTGCCCAGTCAGACCTCGACGGCCAAGCCACGGCATATGAGTGTCCGTTCCATTAAATCAGAGCTGGGAGACATTGATAACAAAAAGAGTGACTTCGAATTTCAGCGCGATATCGAAGTCGGCATGCTGCTGGCACTCGGTGAATTCGAACGCTTTCAGTCTCCCGAAGTCAATGCGGACCTCCCCCAGAATCAACATGAGGAAAAACGCAAGAACAAATTGAAGACCGCTCTGTCCAGCCGCTTTGCTCTCAGCTGCAGCTGCTTCTTTTTCGTTCTGGTCGGCTGTCCTTTTTCGATCGCCCAGGCCCGCAGGCAGTTCCTCACGAGCTTCTTCCTGGTCTTTATGCCGATCCTGCTGTTCTACTATCCCATCGTTCTCTTGATGATGAACCTGTCGAAACTGGGCAAAATTGAACCGAGCTGGTCACTCTGGCTGGGCAACGCAGGTCTGTTGATCGTCGCGATTCACATGCTGCGAAAAGTGCTGCGGAACTAA
- a CDS encoding Hpt domain-containing protein has protein sequence MLDALENAPVRSAFCDDDDFQELIEMFIDGIAEKQQVLNQASITDQREEIQVLAHQLKGSGAGYGFDELSRIAAELEQACKTGDPVMIVQHKELLSHYLGRIVL, from the coding sequence ATGTTAGACGCTTTAGAAAATGCCCCTGTTCGCTCCGCGTTTTGTGATGATGATGATTTCCAGGAACTGATTGAGATGTTTATTGATGGCATCGCTGAGAAACAGCAGGTTCTCAATCAGGCCAGCATTACCGATCAGCGGGAGGAAATCCAGGTCTTGGCGCATCAGTTGAAAGGTTCGGGAGCCGGTTACGGATTCGACGAACTGTCCCGCATTGCAGCGGAACTGGAGCAGGCCTGCAAAACTGGAGATCCGGTTATGATCGTCCAGCACAAGGAGCTGCTCTCGCATTATTTAGGTCGAATTGTACTCTGA
- a CDS encoding tetratricopeptide repeat protein, giving the protein MIAAINAALIHNQSQPWMYDVLALTMEIVGRPQPEIERVLLSRIDFSAADVPSMVYSAAYLTRFKADQQALKLYQQAANLQPDRPEPYIMGLRLAEKLKDPEGILWAASGILTHVWIKDYEQWHEKALNALANLEQALKQAGRKAEAERVQVTRRKALERDLKLELTWNGDGDLDLIVEEPRGTVCSFESPLTAGGGVLLNDGYGPKQENCHEDYLCAHGFPGTYVVRVRYVSGDIVGQRAKLKVTRYQGSDHPVVQTMIVPLTREDRIIRIDLEKGRRNRKSEVPQNSQKNSSLQPATGRFISSRPAINGSRESLQSFRVSRQAGISTGRQVPLVTGVQNVGGVAYQPVIRVVPEGISLTGAAVVSPDRRYVRLSVSPQFTNVTDIFTFSFLQP; this is encoded by the coding sequence GTGATCGCAGCCATCAATGCCGCATTGATTCATAATCAGTCGCAACCCTGGATGTACGATGTCCTCGCACTGACGATGGAGATTGTCGGGCGACCGCAACCTGAGATCGAACGGGTTCTGCTTTCCCGTATCGATTTTTCTGCCGCTGACGTCCCCAGCATGGTCTATTCCGCTGCCTATCTTACTCGCTTCAAAGCCGACCAGCAGGCACTCAAGCTGTACCAGCAGGCCGCAAATTTACAGCCAGACCGCCCCGAGCCTTACATCATGGGATTACGTCTGGCTGAAAAGCTCAAGGATCCAGAGGGCATTCTCTGGGCAGCCTCAGGAATCCTGACACATGTCTGGATTAAGGATTACGAGCAGTGGCATGAAAAAGCCTTGAACGCGCTGGCTAATCTGGAGCAGGCGTTAAAGCAGGCCGGTCGCAAGGCAGAGGCAGAACGGGTTCAGGTGACCCGTAGAAAGGCCCTGGAGAGAGACCTCAAGCTGGAACTTACCTGGAATGGCGATGGGGATCTGGACCTGATTGTAGAAGAGCCCCGGGGCACAGTCTGCTCATTTGAGTCACCATTGACGGCAGGTGGAGGCGTGCTCCTGAATGATGGCTATGGTCCCAAGCAGGAGAATTGTCACGAAGACTATCTGTGTGCACATGGATTTCCAGGAACCTATGTAGTACGCGTGCGTTATGTCTCTGGCGATATTGTCGGTCAGCGGGCCAAGCTGAAGGTGACCCGCTATCAGGGCTCGGACCATCCTGTCGTGCAAACGATGATTGTCCCCTTGACCCGGGAAGATCGAATCATTCGCATCGACTTGGAGAAGGGCCGTCGTAATCGGAAATCCGAAGTGCCTCAGAATTCACAGAAAAACAGCAGCCTGCAGCCTGCCACCGGGCGGTTTATTTCCTCTCGACCAGCAATCAATGGAAGCCGGGAATCCTTGCAGAGCTTTCGAGTATCTCGCCAGGCAGGCATCTCGACGGGACGACAGGTCCCTCTGGTAACGGGAGTGCAGAATGTGGGTGGAGTTGCCTATCAGCCCGTGATTCGTGTCGTGCCCGAAGGTATCAGCTTGACGGGAGCTGCCGTCGTTTCACCAGACAGACGCTATGTCAGGCTTTCCGTTTCGCCACAGTTCACGAATGTTACCGATATTTTCACTTTCAGTTTTCTGCAGCCCTGA
- the tsaD gene encoding tRNA (adenosine(37)-N6)-threonylcarbamoyltransferase complex transferase subunit TsaD, with protein sequence MSPTDEYLLAIESSCDETAAAVITRDMRILSNVVSSQTDLHEKFGGVVPEIASRAHLERILPVIDDALKQAGIELQQLTAIAVATEPGLVGSLLIGLTAAKTLAMTLNLPLIAVNHIEGHLFACQMQEDRPLFPAIGLVVSGGHTNLYHCSETFEFDLIGATIDDAAGEAFDKVAKILGLSYPGGPSIQNAATHGDPRAFKFPRTFLKDPELRFSFSGLKTAVLYAAQGNPGAKQQPPPLDDQRIADLAASFQETVVDVLVGKCRQAIERYNYSTLCVGGGVAANRLLRERLAEMTEQAGIHLSVAPPDLCTDNAAMAAIAWHHLDQGRIADLDLDVTPGLVR encoded by the coding sequence ATGAGCCCCACTGACGAATATCTTCTGGCAATCGAATCTTCATGCGATGAGACTGCAGCGGCTGTCATTACCCGCGACATGCGGATTCTCTCTAATGTCGTTTCCTCGCAAACCGATCTTCATGAAAAGTTTGGGGGCGTAGTACCGGAAATCGCCTCTCGAGCGCATCTGGAACGAATTCTTCCCGTGATCGATGATGCTCTGAAGCAGGCTGGCATCGAACTTCAGCAGTTAACCGCGATTGCCGTCGCGACCGAACCGGGGCTCGTCGGCTCGCTCCTGATTGGCCTGACCGCGGCCAAAACACTGGCTATGACACTCAATTTACCCCTGATTGCCGTGAATCATATTGAAGGGCATCTCTTTGCCTGTCAGATGCAGGAAGACCGCCCGCTGTTCCCAGCGATCGGCCTGGTAGTCAGCGGTGGGCACACCAATCTGTATCACTGCTCGGAAACATTCGAATTTGATCTGATTGGCGCCACGATCGACGATGCCGCTGGTGAAGCGTTCGATAAAGTAGCAAAAATTCTGGGGCTTTCTTACCCGGGCGGTCCGTCTATTCAGAACGCAGCCACACACGGTGATCCGCGCGCGTTCAAATTTCCCCGCACGTTTCTCAAAGACCCGGAACTGCGTTTCAGCTTCAGCGGTTTAAAAACGGCGGTGCTGTATGCGGCACAGGGAAATCCAGGAGCGAAACAGCAGCCACCACCACTGGATGATCAACGGATTGCCGATCTGGCTGCCAGCTTTCAGGAAACCGTGGTTGATGTGCTGGTCGGTAAATGTCGGCAGGCGATCGAACGCTACAACTATTCGACACTCTGTGTAGGAGGGGGGGTTGCTGCTAATCGCCTCCTGCGTGAGAGGCTGGCTGAGATGACAGAGCAGGCAGGAATCCACCTCAGCGTGGCTCCCCCCGATTTATGCACCGACAATGCTGCCATGGCTGCAATCGCCTGGCATCACCTCGATCAGGGACGCATTGCAGATCTTGACCTGGATGTCACCCCAGGGCTGGTTCGTTAA